The nucleotide sequence GTACTCCTGAGGCCAGTCGGCGGACGTGTACTCGAGGCCGAGGTCCACATGATGCATCTCGACCTCGCGCAGCCGGTGCGCCGGCTCCCCGCTCGTGCCGTAGGAGTCGCGGCCCAGGAGCTCAGGGTGGGGCCAGCCCGCCGCATCCATGGCGGCGAGCACCCCGTCCAGACGGCCGCAGGACTCCTGCAGGTCGCGCAGGATCTGCGCCGCGGGCCGACCCTCGCCCTCGTCGATCTCGTCCCGGCGCTGCTGCGCACCACCGGGATACCTCGGCTCATCCGCTCCCCGAAGGGCTGCTGCGAGTCGGCGGCTGTGCCCGTCGGCGTTGCGCGCCAGGTGGGTCAGCACGTGCCCGATTGACCACTCCGGCAGCAGCGAGGCACGTCGGATCTGGGCGTCATCGAGGCCTGAGGCGGTGCCGAGCAGGCGCTGGTGCGCCAGGCGCACAAGCTCTGCGGCGCGACGGGGCTCCGTAGAGAGGTCGCCGGAAGGATCGTCCATGGCAGCGAGCATGGCACCCCCTCCTCCGAGCTCACCAGACCCGAGACCCGCCCGAGAACTGCCATGAGGGGCGGCCCGGGAAGCGGAGGGACCCCGCGTCGTGCGACGCGGGGTCCCTCCGGTCTCAGGAAGCGGCCGGAGCCGGAAGCCGGCTCACAGCCCCGAGTAGGAGTGCAGGCCCTCGAACAGGGTGTTCACGATGAAGTAGTTGAACAGCACGCACAGGAAGCCTGCGATCGACAGCCAGGCCGAGCGGGTTCCGGTCCAGCCGCGGGTGGCGCGGGCGTGGAGGTAGGCGGCGTAGACCACCCAGATCACGAAGGTCCACACCTCCTTGGGATCCCAGCCCCAGTAGCGGCCCCAGGCGTCGCGGGCCCAGATCGCGCCGGCGGCCAGGGTGAAGGTCCAGAACACGAAGCCCACGCTGTTGAGGCGATAGGCGAAGTTCTCCAGCGTCTTGGCCGAGGGCACCGAGCGCATGAAGGCCCAGCCCGGCTCGCCGCCGTCGAGGATGCGGCGCTCGCGGCGGTCCTGGATGAGCTGCAGGATCGACATGGTGAAGGTGACCGCGAAGATCGCGGACGACGCCACGGCGATCGAGACGTGGATGATCAGCCAGTACGACTGCAGCGCCGGCTGCAGCGGGGAGACCGGGGTGGGGTAGGCGATCGTGGCCATGGTCAGCAGCAGCGTGACCAGGCCCGAGATCATCACGCCCACGAAGCGCAGATCGCGACGGATCAGCATGATGAGGTAGATCCCGGCGATGATCAGCGCAGAGGTGGTCGAGAAC is from Kocuria palustris and encodes:
- a CDS encoding maleylpyruvate isomerase N-terminal domain-containing protein; translated protein: MLAAMDDPSGDLSTEPRRAAELVRLAHQRLLGTASGLDDAQIRRASLLPEWSIGHVLTHLARNADGHSRRLAAALRGADEPRYPGGAQQRRDEIDEGEGRPAAQILRDLQESCGRLDGVLAAMDAAGWPHPELLGRDSYGTSGEPAHRLREVEMHHVDLGLEYTSADWPQEYVAWDLPQLLATVPQRWGSLSSQRRLLAWLAGRADPQDAPQLEPWG
- the ccsB gene encoding c-type cytochrome biogenesis protein CcsB, whose product is MSTEVNTALGTWSELFMLLAALVYLCVFICFAWDMASHSKTLSEAEKRTTARSSSRSRELVGAGGGASSASGPEEPERDERNDSGAGNRAGSRRGVSEKLEGQVADSRMGYGTSERRPAARAAIVLMVMAFAIHLVAVVSRAIAAQRVPWGNMYEFSTTSALIIAGIYLIMLIRRDLRFVGVMISGLVTLLLTMATIAYPTPVSPLQPALQSYWLIIHVSIAVASSAIFAVTFTMSILQLIQDRRERRILDGGEPGWAFMRSVPSAKTLENFAYRLNSVGFVFWTFTLAAGAIWARDAWGRYWGWDPKEVWTFVIWVVYAAYLHARATRGWTGTRSAWLSIAGFLCVLFNYFIVNTLFEGLHSYSGL